The Prionailurus bengalensis isolate Pbe53 chromosome D2, Fcat_Pben_1.1_paternal_pri, whole genome shotgun sequence genome window below encodes:
- the LOC122492988 gene encoding olfactory receptor 6C74-like yields the protein MMLWKEMPMEMGNGTTVQEFTLEGFPAIQHLGKVLFLVHLLAYLGSITGNAVIVTIICADSRLQTPMYFFLSIFSFFECCFISAVIPKLLVIFLLGRQTISFLACFIQAFVFVYLGAAGFLLIAVMSVDRYMAICKPLHYPTIMNLKTCFLLVTACFTLAFTLITSLVVKVSQLSFCGPHVIPHFFCDLGALIHLSCSDTRSVEMLVFVLALLILLTSLIITVIAYSNIVVTIVRLPSAKERQKAFSTCSSHLIVLSMIYGSCVFIYVKPKQMNKLDSNREAALVNTVVTPLLNPVIYTLRNKQVHQALRETMCRMKVSR from the coding sequence ATGATGCTGTGGAAAGAGATGCCCATGGAAATGGGGAACGGGACCACCGTCCAAGAATTTACCTTGGAGGGGTTTCCTGCCATCCAACACCTGGGAAAGGTCCTCTTCCTGGTGCACCTGCTGGCCTACCTGGGATCCATTACAGGCAATGCTGTCATAGTCACCATCATCTGTGCTGACTCCCGGCTCCAGACACCTATGTACTTTTTCCTCagcattttctccttctttgagTGTTGTTTCATAAGTGCTGTTATTCCTAAGTTGCTGGTCATCTTTCTTTTAGGCCGGCAAACCATTTCCTTTCTTGCCTGTTTCATACAAGCCTTTGTGTTTGTCTATCTGGGAGCAGCAGGTTTCCTCCTCATAGCAGTGATGTCTGTGGATCGGTACATGGCCATTTGCAAGCCTCTGCATTACCCAACCATCATGAACCTCAAGACTTGCTTCCTCTTGGTCACTGCCTGCTTCACTTTGGCCTTCACTCTCATCACTAGTCTGGTAGTAAAGGTTTCCCAGTTATCCTTCTGTGGCCCCCATGTCATTCCCCACTTCTTCTGTGACCTTGGTGCCCTGATTCATCTCTCCTGTTCTGATACAAGGTCTGTTGAAATGTTGGTCTTTGTCCTTGCTTTGTTGATCCTTTTGACATCCCTTATCATAACCGTCATCGCATACAGCAACATAGTAGTCACAATTGTGCGACTCCCATCAGCCAAGGAGCGACAGAAAGCTTTTTCCACCTGCTCGTCTCACCTCATTGTCCTCTCCATGATATACGGCAGCTGTGTCTTTATATACGTGAAaccaaagcaaatgaacaagCTGGACTCCAACAGGGAGGCTGCCCTTGTGAACACAGTGGTGACCCCGCTGTTGAATCCTGTCATCTACACTCTGCGGAACAAGCAGGTCCACCAGGCTCTGAGGGAGACAATGTGCAGAATGAAAgtatcaagataa